A section of the Hirschia baltica ATCC 49814 genome encodes:
- a CDS encoding DUF6680 family protein, which translates to MSQTIAIMIATIVGPVAAVGISLWHARSIKQRDQQLIVLRMLVGARYLAGDINHSTAINMVPIEFSKSPNVLKKHSAYVAEVNKKDADGQLENPDEAANCYTDLLQSIFTVLGYAYSHDEIRKNSILTTGFIERDNLYLSALGAIVKIEQHSKYATRATIQMADHVTSSDNKKDEV; encoded by the coding sequence ATGAGTCAAACGATTGCGATAATGATAGCGACTATTGTTGGACCTGTAGCGGCAGTGGGCATATCTCTTTGGCATGCGCGCAGTATTAAGCAGCGAGATCAACAACTCATCGTTTTGAGAATGTTGGTTGGAGCTCGATATTTAGCTGGGGATATAAATCATTCTACAGCTATAAATATGGTGCCTATCGAATTTTCAAAATCACCAAATGTACTAAAAAAACACTCGGCCTATGTTGCCGAGGTTAATAAAAAGGACGCTGACGGTCAGTTAGAAAATCCAGATGAGGCAGCTAATTGCTATACAGATCTATTACAAAGTATTTTTACTGTGCTGGGGTATGCCTATAGTCATGATGAGATTCGTAAAAATTCGATTCTGACGACAGGTTTTATTGAGAGGGATAACCTCTATTTAAGTGCTTTAGGTGCAATTGTAAAAATCGAACAGCATTCTAAGTATGCAACCCGTGCAACGATCCAAATGGCTGATCATGTAACTTCATCGGATAATAAAAAGGATGAGGTTTGA
- a CDS encoding putative bifunctional diguanylate cyclase/phosphodiesterase, giving the protein MKMMNKSEYQIAATIAVMLIFSIICYVYYSTQTNRTLGSERFHNSLVSSSLSIEAKVTVLHKIEKEFLLSRELHLQSVFDETIQAIYTELDSKWADNIVHNSAPLLKQLHVYHAAVEQQFKLHESIGLDQDSGLEGKLRNSAHKAEDLLIALKDDTLLSHLMYLRRHEKDYMLRGDDIYVEKFYDRIQKMRSILAQRNWSKDQKSELTQHLDGYEDNFQKWLVDRLNVQTVIKNTDNAFALTELYTKQLIRQAAEGTKAAAESNDNHRNVTSKILMLLGGICIIATILLVSMIMRHKKLAVKVEKLAKVDPLTSLPNRRHFFQKLNADVESEDSLSIGLIDLDGFKSINDIYGHAAGDQLLEAASARLTDQLQADVFLARLGGDEFGIILNTPQTEEKLFKLGERICMLLKQPFTLNFGTVSIGGTIGFAQFPEFAKTTETLFEYADYALYHSKFHSKGHPVLFSKEHESTILGQRKMEQCLIDANLEEELQVHYQPIVDTHSGRTVGMEALARWNNPQLGFVSPAQFIPAAENLGIISKLTTILMEKALKVASSWTTDTYLSFNLSASDLASPETPLKLMAIIMRSGFSPKRLVFEITETTMMVNFERANEVLRPFRDLGVEIALDDFGTGYSSLGYIQKMPIDRLKIDRAFVSDLEAKKISRDIMGTIVDLCSHLEIKCIVEGVETHKQLELVQLLGCHLIQGYYYSKPLPTDEANEFLKQNTNASMNDWQLVS; this is encoded by the coding sequence ATGAAAATGATGAATAAAAGTGAGTATCAAATAGCAGCAACGATAGCTGTAATGTTGATATTCAGTATTATTTGCTATGTATATTATTCCACCCAAACAAATCGGACTTTGGGCAGTGAGCGCTTTCACAACTCACTTGTTTCATCAAGTCTCTCGATAGAAGCAAAAGTAACCGTTTTGCACAAAATCGAAAAAGAGTTTCTTTTATCCAGAGAATTGCATTTGCAATCGGTTTTTGATGAAACTATTCAGGCTATCTATACGGAACTTGACTCCAAATGGGCCGACAATATCGTCCACAATTCAGCCCCTTTATTAAAGCAATTGCACGTCTATCACGCTGCTGTTGAGCAACAATTCAAGCTACACGAATCCATAGGGCTAGATCAAGATTCTGGCTTGGAAGGCAAACTAAGGAATTCTGCCCATAAAGCAGAAGATCTATTAATTGCCCTAAAGGATGACACGCTCCTCTCCCATCTGATGTACTTACGCCGGCATGAAAAAGACTACATGCTGAGAGGAGATGATATTTATGTCGAAAAATTTTATGATCGTATACAAAAAATGCGTTCAATCTTGGCACAGCGAAACTGGTCAAAGGATCAAAAATCAGAACTTACCCAACATCTAGATGGTTATGAAGACAACTTCCAAAAATGGTTAGTTGATCGACTAAATGTTCAAACAGTTATAAAAAATACAGACAATGCATTCGCTCTTACTGAGCTCTACACGAAACAATTGATCCGCCAAGCAGCTGAAGGCACAAAAGCAGCGGCCGAAAGCAATGACAATCATCGCAACGTAACTAGCAAAATACTGATGTTGCTGGGTGGAATTTGTATTATCGCAACGATACTGCTCGTAAGCATGATAATGCGGCATAAAAAATTGGCCGTTAAGGTCGAAAAATTGGCGAAAGTTGACCCGCTAACCTCACTTCCCAATCGACGCCATTTCTTTCAAAAACTCAATGCAGACGTAGAAAGTGAAGACAGCTTGAGTATTGGCCTGATAGATTTGGACGGCTTCAAATCTATCAATGATATATATGGGCATGCAGCCGGTGATCAATTGCTAGAGGCAGCCTCAGCGCGTTTGACCGATCAGTTACAAGCAGATGTATTTCTAGCCAGATTGGGCGGCGACGAATTTGGAATTATCCTAAACACACCACAAACTGAAGAAAAATTGTTCAAACTGGGTGAACGCATCTGTATGCTGCTTAAACAGCCATTCACTCTAAACTTTGGAACAGTTAGCATTGGTGGAACAATTGGTTTTGCTCAATTCCCCGAATTCGCCAAAACAACTGAAACTTTGTTTGAATATGCAGATTATGCACTTTACCATTCGAAATTTCACTCGAAAGGACACCCAGTTCTATTCTCCAAGGAACATGAAAGCACCATTCTGGGCCAAAGAAAAATGGAACAATGTCTAATCGATGCAAACTTAGAAGAAGAACTTCAAGTTCATTACCAACCGATTGTAGATACACACAGTGGCCGCACTGTTGGAATGGAAGCCTTAGCACGTTGGAATAATCCACAATTGGGTTTTGTGTCTCCTGCTCAATTTATTCCGGCCGCAGAAAATCTAGGTATAATCAGTAAATTGACAACGATTTTGATGGAAAAGGCCCTCAAAGTCGCCTCGTCTTGGACGACAGACACATATCTATCATTCAACCTGTCTGCATCCGACCTCGCATCTCCTGAAACACCTCTAAAACTCATGGCGATTATCATGAGAAGTGGCTTCTCACCTAAACGCCTTGTTTTTGAAATTACAGAAACCACAATGATGGTGAATTTTGAACGTGCAAATGAAGTCTTGCGTCCGTTCAGAGACCTTGGTGTTGAAATTGCCCTCGATGATTTTGGAACAGGCTATTCAAGTTTGGGCTATATCCAAAAAATGCCAATCGACCGCCTCAAAATTGACCGTGCATTTGTTTCCGATCTTGAAGCCAAGAAAATTTCCCGAGATATTATGGGGACAATCGTAGATTTATGTTCTCATTTGGAAATTAAATGCATCGTCGAAGGTGTAGAAACACATAAACAACTTGAATTGGTTCAGCTCCTAGGATGCCATTTGATTCAAGGATATTATTATTCAAAACCTCTGCCTACTGATGAGGCCAATGAATTTCTAAAGCAGAACACAAATGCATCTATGAATGATTGGCAATTGGTTTCCTAG
- a CDS encoding TIGR03862 family flavoprotein, translated as MSESNRVAIIGAGPAGLMAAEILTDKGIGVDIYDAMPSVGRKFLMAGKSGLNITHSEPTDIFLNRYGDNQRLIEMVSQFGSQDIIKWMADLGIEAHTGSTGRIFPVMMKSSPLLRAWLMRLGERGAVLHTKHRWQGWNDLGGLIFDTPEGIRTSSPTATIFAMGGGSWKRLGSDGKWADIFNKQSLETIPFEPSNSGFLINWSDKIKQDFAGAPVKSIRVGLGQDLISGEFVVTEKGVESGAIYTLSAKIREQIKAYGSAKLIIDLLPHMSEQDILNKLSRPRGKQSLSNYLRKTVKLSGVKLALLYEEIDKAVLQDMEKLAWRIKSLPLTITGTANLDEAISTTGGVDWEALDENLMLKDYPGNYCAGEMIDWDAPTGGYLITACLATGRIAGLGAAARILEQ; from the coding sequence ATGTCAGAATCAAACCGCGTTGCAATTATTGGTGCTGGCCCAGCCGGTTTAATGGCAGCTGAAATACTGACGGACAAAGGCATTGGCGTTGATATCTATGACGCTATGCCAAGTGTGGGCCGTAAATTCCTTATGGCAGGCAAAAGCGGGCTCAACATCACCCATTCAGAACCCACAGATATTTTTCTCAATCGCTATGGAGATAACCAGCGATTGATTGAAATGGTCTCTCAATTTGGTTCTCAAGATATTATAAAGTGGATGGCTGATTTAGGGATAGAAGCACACACAGGCTCCACGGGACGCATTTTCCCTGTCATGATGAAGTCATCTCCTTTGCTACGCGCATGGCTCATGCGTTTGGGCGAACGCGGCGCTGTCCTGCACACAAAACACCGCTGGCAAGGCTGGAATGATTTAGGTGGACTAATATTCGACACCCCAGAAGGCATACGCACTTCCAGCCCAACAGCCACCATCTTCGCCATGGGCGGCGGCAGCTGGAAACGCTTAGGGTCTGATGGTAAATGGGCCGACATTTTCAACAAACAATCGCTTGAAACCATACCATTTGAACCATCCAATAGCGGCTTTCTCATCAACTGGTCTGATAAAATCAAACAAGATTTTGCTGGTGCACCGGTCAAATCAATTCGTGTCGGCCTTGGCCAAGACCTAATATCAGGTGAGTTTGTCGTCACCGAAAAAGGCGTGGAGAGCGGAGCCATCTACACGCTCTCGGCCAAAATACGGGAACAAATAAAAGCCTATGGATCTGCTAAGCTGATTATAGATCTCTTACCCCACATGTCAGAGCAGGATATCCTAAATAAACTTTCTCGCCCACGCGGAAAACAATCGCTCTCTAATTACCTTCGCAAGACCGTAAAATTATCCGGTGTCAAACTCGCGCTCCTATATGAGGAAATAGACAAAGCCGTCTTGCAAGACATGGAAAAATTAGCTTGGCGGATCAAATCCCTTCCACTCACCATCACTGGAACAGCGAATTTGGATGAAGCTATTTCGACAACTGGCGGAGTAGATTGGGAGGCACTGGATGAAAACCTCATGCTCAAAGATTACCCCGGTAATTATTGTGCCGGGGAAATGATTGATTGGGATGCTCCGACCGGCGGCTATCTCATAACTGCTTGTTTAGCGACAGGCAGAATAGCGGGACTAGGTGCTGCGGCACGTATACTTGAGCAATAG
- a CDS encoding alpha-N-arabinofuranosidase has protein sequence MKSMLFSAIMAVSLPVAAAQTKIDIHTDKPIGTIQPEIYGQFLEHVGTQVYDGIWVGHESDIPNTDGIRNDVFEALSVLDIPVIRWPGGCYADLYHWKDGIGAQSERKKRVNMAWGGTAEPNGFGTHEFFNFAEKLGAKTYLNVNLASGTVNEASDWLEYITFDGESDLANLRRTNGRDKPWTIDYLSIGNETWGCGGHMRATAYADQYAQWATILKTGGEQPTRIISGSHQDNIDYSAEILTHPNMSDLSEGISLHYYTLPTDDWDDKGAALGFSELEWASTIKNTLKMEAAVSDFLKVLDASQVDGDFGLYVDEWGMWVNTEDGDPSLHQQNTIRDGVVAALNLNLFHDHADRIAMTNIAQMVNVLQAMILTDGPEMVLTPTYYVYKMYRPFQGAESYAVSMNSPIYEKEGIAFDALSVSAAHNENGDIVIALVNADPSTSHDIEIPVVGDVTITGQQLYGAELDAHNSFEEPDAIQPKSLKLKAKGGDVDLTLPARSVTVLTLEKH, from the coding sequence ATGAAATCTATGTTGTTTTCAGCAATAATGGCTGTCTCTTTGCCAGTTGCGGCAGCTCAAACAAAAATTGACATTCACACGGACAAACCAATCGGCACGATTCAGCCTGAAATTTATGGGCAGTTTCTCGAACATGTTGGCACACAGGTTTATGACGGAATATGGGTGGGCCATGAGAGCGATATTCCAAATACGGATGGTATTCGCAATGATGTGTTTGAGGCCTTATCTGTGTTGGATATTCCCGTTATTCGCTGGCCGGGCGGGTGTTATGCAGACCTTTATCACTGGAAAGACGGAATAGGTGCGCAGAGCGAACGTAAAAAGCGCGTCAATATGGCTTGGGGCGGGACAGCTGAACCCAATGGTTTTGGGACGCACGAATTTTTTAATTTCGCTGAAAAACTAGGTGCTAAAACATATCTCAATGTAAATCTTGCATCGGGTACAGTGAATGAAGCCTCTGACTGGTTGGAATATATAACGTTTGATGGCGAGTCAGATTTAGCTAATCTGCGCCGGACAAATGGACGGGACAAGCCGTGGACGATTGATTATTTATCAATTGGGAATGAGACTTGGGGGTGTGGTGGTCATATGCGAGCTACTGCATATGCTGATCAATATGCGCAATGGGCGACTATCTTGAAAACAGGTGGTGAGCAGCCAACGCGTATTATCTCTGGGTCGCATCAGGATAATATCGACTATTCAGCCGAAATTTTGACGCATCCGAATATGTCGGATCTCTCAGAAGGAATTTCATTGCATTATTACACCTTACCAACGGATGATTGGGACGATAAGGGCGCAGCATTGGGATTTTCGGAGTTGGAATGGGCGTCAACCATTAAGAATACTCTGAAAATGGAAGCAGCGGTTTCCGACTTTTTGAAGGTGCTGGATGCTAGTCAAGTCGATGGCGATTTTGGATTGTATGTCGATGAGTGGGGCATGTGGGTTAATACTGAAGATGGAGACCCTTCACTTCACCAGCAAAACACCATTCGTGATGGTGTGGTTGCGGCCCTCAATCTGAATTTATTCCATGATCATGCAGACCGAATTGCAATGACGAATATTGCTCAGATGGTCAATGTTTTGCAGGCCATGATTTTGACCGACGGTCCTGAGATGGTGCTGACACCTACATATTATGTTTACAAAATGTATCGTCCTTTTCAGGGAGCGGAATCGTATGCCGTTTCAATGAATAGCCCTATATATGAGAAAGAAGGCATTGCATTTGACGCGCTTTCTGTATCTGCGGCGCACAATGAAAATGGAGATATAGTTATTGCATTAGTGAATGCAGACCCGAGCACATCGCATGATATTGAAATTCCAGTTGTCGGGGATGTGACTATTACAGGGCAACAATTATATGGAGCTGAACTTGATGCGCATAATAGTTTTGAGGAGCCAGACGCTATTCAGCCAAAGAGTTTAAAGTTGAAAGCGAAAGGTGGAGATGTGGATTTAACTTTACCAGCACGCTCTGTCACCGTGTTAACATTAGAAAAGCACTAA
- a CDS encoding 5-carboxymethyl-2-hydroxymuconate Delta-isomerase, giving the protein MPDCIVEYSSRLTTKISAEKIVQAAHQGAINSEIFDSSKLKTRAAPIAHQILRDDRDVIHVTIRFMPGRTDEQKKHLSDSIVTELCNLGLTNVAVSADVYDLGPGYAIKLL; this is encoded by the coding sequence ATGCCAGATTGTATCGTTGAATACTCTTCCAGACTAACAACAAAAATTTCTGCTGAAAAAATCGTACAAGCGGCTCATCAAGGCGCGATCAATTCAGAGATTTTTGACAGCTCAAAACTTAAGACACGCGCCGCTCCAATCGCGCATCAAATTTTACGTGATGATCGAGACGTTATTCACGTCACCATTCGTTTTATGCCGGGGCGCACTGATGAACAAAAGAAACATTTGTCAGATTCCATCGTCACCGAGCTTTGCAATTTGGGACTAACCAATGTTGCCGTCAGCGCCGATGTTTATGATCTAGGACCAGGTTACGCAATAAAGCTTCTCTAA
- a CDS encoding NADP-dependent isocitrate dehydrogenase, which translates to MAVIKVDNPIVEMDGDEMTRIIWAMIKERLILPYLDIDLKYFDLSVEKRDETDDQITIDAAEATKKYGVAVKCATITPDEGRVEEFGLKQMWRSPNGTIRNILGGVVFREPIVISNVPRLVPGWTKPVVIGRHAFGDQYRATDFLVPGKGKLTMKWEASDGSETIEKEIYDFPEAGIAMGMYNLDDSIRDFARASMNYGLQRKWPVYLSTKNTIMKKYDGRFKDIFQEVFDNEFADKFAEFGGTYEHRLIDDMVAAAMKWSGGYVWACKNYDGDVQSDTVAQGYGSLGLMTSVLMTPDGNTVEAEAAHGTVTRHYRAHQRGEATSTNSIASIFAWTRGLGHRGRMDGNQAVMDFAQLLEDTVISTVESGHMTKDLALLVGADQSWLTTEGFIDKVATNFQDAMAKAK; encoded by the coding sequence ATGGCCGTGATTAAGGTAGATAACCCAATCGTTGAGATGGATGGTGATGAGATGACTCGCATCATCTGGGCGATGATCAAAGAACGTCTTATCCTTCCCTACCTCGACATTGACCTTAAATATTTCGACCTGTCCGTTGAAAAACGTGACGAGACAGACGACCAGATCACTATTGATGCTGCTGAAGCGACAAAAAAATATGGTGTTGCGGTTAAATGTGCGACAATCACTCCAGATGAAGGCCGTGTTGAAGAATTTGGCCTAAAGCAAATGTGGCGCTCTCCAAACGGAACTATCCGTAACATTCTTGGTGGTGTTGTGTTCCGTGAGCCTATCGTAATTTCAAACGTACCGCGTTTGGTTCCTGGCTGGACAAAACCTGTTGTTATCGGTCGTCACGCTTTTGGTGACCAATACCGCGCAACTGACTTCCTAGTCCCTGGTAAAGGTAAACTGACTATGAAGTGGGAAGCTTCCGATGGTAGCGAAACAATCGAAAAAGAAATCTACGACTTCCCTGAAGCCGGTATCGCAATGGGTATGTACAACCTTGACGATTCAATCCGTGACTTCGCGCGCGCCTCTATGAACTATGGTCTACAACGCAAATGGCCTGTTTACTTGTCCACTAAAAACACAATCATGAAAAAATATGATGGTCGTTTTAAAGACATTTTCCAAGAAGTATTCGACAACGAATTTGCTGACAAATTCGCAGAATTTGGTGGCACATATGAGCACCGCTTGATTGATGACATGGTTGCTGCAGCCATGAAATGGTCTGGTGGATATGTTTGGGCATGTAAAAACTATGATGGTGACGTTCAGTCAGACACAGTTGCTCAAGGGTATGGTTCACTTGGTCTGATGACATCTGTTTTGATGACTCCAGATGGTAACACTGTTGAAGCTGAAGCTGCTCACGGGACAGTGACACGTCACTACCGTGCTCACCAGCGCGGCGAAGCAACATCAACTAACTCAATCGCTTCTATCTTTGCGTGGACACGTGGTCTTGGCCACCGTGGACGTATGGATGGCAACCAAGCTGTTATGGACTTTGCTCAACTTCTAGAAGACACAGTTATCTCAACTGTTGAATCTGGTCACATGACAAAAGACTTGGCGCTACTTGTTGGTGCTGACCAGTCATGGCTGACAACTGAAGGCTTTATCGACAAAGTCGCAACGAACTTCCAAGACGCAATGGCAAAAGCAAAGTAA
- a CDS encoding GIN domain-containing protein, producing MSRKIAPLFFSTACLAFVAACSAGAEAPEMSGIESHQSAGLVQVEDFTGILIVKTGKDMKFDAKLTEGALVKSGKIDIPQMTVSAEGIHIVGDDDVKINQCKSNDGKYRLKLKGDKLRPLEDYPRLEISMPSSASLDLALNSGYVKVDDILATKIVIQGCGDAFLKNVSNNFVGDIRGSGDISVGNVGEMSVDIKGSGDVNVGSVAGKAMTDIKGSGDVVIGNVSGEFYASIKGSGDVSAKSANKKAIIEVRGSGDVEIADGKFESADVNVAGSGDILIDGEVVDLNVMINGSGDVDVRSLTGELTGGIRGSGDLKVNGEDVVYKNGRWYLPQ from the coding sequence ATGTCTCGCAAAATTGCACCTCTTTTTTTCTCAACAGCGTGTCTTGCTTTTGTTGCAGCATGTTCTGCAGGCGCGGAAGCACCGGAAATGTCGGGTATTGAATCCCATCAGTCAGCGGGTTTAGTTCAGGTTGAAGACTTTACTGGTATTCTAATCGTAAAGACCGGCAAGGATATGAAATTTGACGCAAAGCTGACGGAAGGTGCTTTGGTGAAATCAGGCAAAATTGATATCCCGCAAATGACAGTCAGTGCTGAGGGTATTCATATTGTCGGTGACGATGATGTTAAAATCAATCAATGTAAATCTAATGATGGAAAGTATCGGCTGAAGCTGAAGGGAGATAAATTACGTCCCTTAGAGGATTATCCACGTCTAGAAATTTCTATGCCTTCCAGCGCAAGTCTCGATCTCGCGCTCAACAGTGGATATGTAAAAGTAGATGATATCCTTGCCACGAAAATAGTTATTCAAGGCTGTGGGGATGCCTTCCTGAAAAACGTTTCGAACAATTTCGTCGGTGATATCCGTGGCAGCGGAGACATAAGTGTCGGCAATGTTGGGGAGATGTCCGTCGATATTAAAGGCTCCGGCGATGTGAATGTTGGTTCTGTTGCCGGCAAGGCGATGACAGACATTAAAGGATCTGGTGATGTTGTTATCGGCAACGTCTCAGGAGAATTTTATGCGTCCATAAAAGGTTCAGGTGATGTGTCTGCCAAAAGTGCCAATAAAAAAGCGATCATTGAAGTTCGCGGATCAGGTGATGTGGAAATTGCTGATGGAAAATTTGAAAGTGCCGATGTCAATGTCGCCGGTTCTGGAGATATCCTAATTGATGGTGAGGTTGTTGATCTTAATGTGATGATCAATGGGTCAGGTGATGTGGATGTTCGTTCGCTGACTGGAGAACTTACTGGTGGAATCCGTGGATCAGGTGATTTGAAAGTTAATGGTGAAGACGTCGTTTATAAAAATGGACGTTGGTATCTTCCTCAATAA
- a CDS encoding class I SAM-dependent methyltransferase — protein MSSSAKFWDKMAPGYAKKPIDNMESYETTLAKTRSYLNREQRVLEIGCGTGSTALLLAGEVKHFTATDISGVMIEIGEDKAKDQGVTNIDFLKADVFDERLAPQSYDVILAHNIIHLLENIPQVIARINELLKPDGLFISKTACLGGRMDYIKPIIGLMRLVGKAPYVNFLKVSHLETMVLDEGFSIEESGSFPEKSISRYIVAKKV, from the coding sequence ATGAGTAGTTCTGCAAAATTTTGGGATAAAATGGCTCCGGGATATGCCAAGAAACCTATTGATAATATGGAGTCATATGAAACTACACTCGCTAAGACGCGCTCTTATCTAAATCGTGAGCAGCGGGTCTTGGAAATTGGCTGTGGAACCGGCTCCACTGCTTTGTTGCTCGCGGGTGAAGTTAAGCATTTTACTGCGACAGATATATCTGGCGTCATGATCGAAATCGGTGAGGATAAAGCCAAGGATCAGGGCGTCACGAATATTGATTTTTTAAAAGCTGACGTTTTTGATGAAAGATTGGCACCCCAATCATATGATGTGATCTTAGCTCACAATATAATTCATCTCCTTGAGAATATACCTCAGGTAATAGCGCGGATAAATGAGCTATTAAAGCCGGATGGATTGTTCATTAGCAAGACAGCGTGCCTTGGTGGGCGGATGGATTATATCAAGCCAATTATTGGTTTGATGCGGCTAGTTGGAAAAGCACCTTATGTGAATTTTCTCAAGGTAAGCCATTTAGAAACAATGGTTTTGGATGAAGGCTTTTCTATTGAAGAAAGCGGGTCATTTCCTGAAAAATCGATTAGTCGTTATATTGTCGCAAAAAAGGTGTAG
- a CDS encoding RNA methyltransferase translates to MSNPISNRQPAIILVSPQMGENIGATARVMANFGLKDLRIINPRDGWPNDKADTMSAGAFEWGVEAKVFDTLEAGLADLTYVLATTARPRGMEKPVFNAEEGIGALMSRPDVGVGVMFGAEKAGLLNEDVALADGILTYPVDRSFSSLNLAQAVGVFAHSWAARTLEGEAKKEFAGVGDSADREQLVRMFEHFEDELDRAGFFFPAEKRPVMTQNLRNAFIRAQWTNQEVQTFRGAVKALALGRGKARIDRKD, encoded by the coding sequence ATGAGCAATCCAATTTCAAACCGACAACCCGCAATCATCCTTGTTTCTCCTCAAATGGGAGAAAATATCGGTGCTACGGCACGAGTCATGGCTAATTTTGGCTTAAAAGATTTGCGCATTATCAATCCGCGCGATGGTTGGCCAAATGATAAAGCTGATACAATGAGCGCTGGAGCTTTTGAATGGGGTGTTGAGGCTAAAGTCTTCGATACACTTGAAGCGGGGCTGGCTGATCTGACATATGTGCTTGCGACGACGGCACGTCCACGTGGTATGGAAAAGCCTGTCTTCAACGCAGAAGAGGGCATTGGTGCTTTAATGTCTCGACCTGATGTTGGCGTTGGGGTGATGTTTGGCGCAGAAAAAGCAGGGCTGCTGAATGAAGACGTGGCGCTTGCAGATGGTATTTTGACCTATCCAGTTGATCGCTCTTTTTCATCTTTGAATTTAGCGCAGGCTGTGGGTGTGTTTGCTCATTCTTGGGCAGCCCGTACGCTTGAAGGTGAAGCTAAGAAAGAGTTTGCCGGTGTGGGTGATAGTGCGGACCGCGAGCAATTAGTGCGCATGTTTGAGCATTTTGAAGATGAGTTAGACCGTGCTGGTTTTTTCTTTCCGGCAGAAAAACGGCCTGTGATGACGCAAAACCTACGCAATGCATTTATTCGGGCTCAATGGACAAACCAAGAAGTGCAGACTTTTAGAGGCGCTGTTAAAGCGCTAGCATTAGGGCGCGGGAAAGCGCGGATTGATCGCAAGGACTGA
- a CDS encoding methyltransferase family protein: MLIKFLKLPILHCLVSIALMQMITTYFPMPALMAENIRLSGSIATLIIGVIILVSATLKFRQLRTNIKPFQEPNKLITTNVFGISRNPIYLGFVLISLSAAFYFNQLSAFLPVLMLFLLANYWYIPHEERDAARIFGPEFETYKTRVRRWL; encoded by the coding sequence ATGCTTATAAAATTTCTAAAATTACCCATTTTGCATTGCTTGGTGAGTATCGCTCTCATGCAAATGATCACGACCTATTTTCCAATGCCTGCACTCATGGCCGAAAATATCCGCTTGTCAGGTTCAATAGCCACTCTAATTATTGGTGTTATAATCTTAGTGTCAGCGACCCTAAAATTTCGACAACTTCGAACCAATATCAAGCCATTTCAAGAACCCAACAAGCTCATCACCACCAACGTTTTTGGTATTAGCCGCAATCCGATTTATCTTGGTTTTGTGCTCATCAGCCTGAGCGCTGCATTTTATTTCAATCAGCTTAGCGCTTTCCTACCTGTCCTAATGCTCTTTTTGCTCGCCAATTATTGGTATATTCCACACGAAGAACGCGACGCAGCACGCATTTTCGGCCCAGAGTTTGAGACCTACAAAACCCGCGTAAGACGCTGGCTATAA